A genomic region of Cannabis sativa cultivar Pink pepper isolate KNU-18-1 chromosome 1, ASM2916894v1, whole genome shotgun sequence contains the following coding sequences:
- the LOC115707182 gene encoding pectinesterase 3: MDSMKSFKGYGKVDELEEQAFRRKTRKRIIIIIVSIVVLLAIVVGAVAGTVIHRRNSSSTKSPIPVPGAELTPAASLNTLCSVTQYPSSCLSSLKSSNTSDPEVLFKLSLGVAMGELIKLSKYPKELISQVNDTRVVTALNICTEVLEDAVDRLNDSVSSMELGKEERVLSSSKIDDIKTWLSATITDQETCLDALDELNSTLAPKFKAQMQSSTEFASNSLAIVAKILSVLAKLHVPIHRRLLSNDEFPDWVSAGDRRLLQDGSNMTVHITVAQDGTGDVKTIGEAVERVPKKSLTKFIIKVKQGTYLENVVMDKHKWNVMMIGDGKDKTIVSGSKNFVDGTPTFATATFAVAGKGFIAKDMGFINTAGPQKHQAVAFRSQSDFSVYYRCSFDAFQDTLYPHSNRQFYRDCDVTGTIDFIFGNAAVVFQKCNIQPRQPLRNQFNTITAQGKKDPNQNTGISIQKCSITSKDSNLTALTYLGRPWKEFSTTVIMQSDIGSFLHQLGWKEWVNNVDPPTTIFYGEYQNSGPGANVAGRVQWAGYKPALTEDEAARFSVGSFIQGPDWLPDADVEFESTL; the protein is encoded by the exons ATGGATTCAATGAAGTCCTTTAAGGGTTATGGTAAAGTAGATGAGCTCGAAGAGCAAGCATTCCGGAGAAAGACGCGTAAAcgtattatcattattatcgTCTCCATTGTAGTTCTACTAGCCATCGTCGTCGGTGCCGTTGCCGGAACAGTTATACATCGCCGGAATAGTTCTTCAACGAAGTCTCCTATTCCGGTTCCCGGCGCCGAGTTGACTCCTGCCGCTTCACTTAATACTCTATGTAGCGTGACTCAGTACCCGAGCTCGTGTTTATCTTCGCTTAAATCCTCCAATACTTCTGACCCGGAAGTCCTTTTCAAGCTATCTCTTGGGGTCGCCATGGGTGAGCTCATCAAGTTATCGAAGTACCCAAAAGAACTGATTTCTCAGGTAAACGACACCCGTGTGGTGACTGCTTTGAATATATGTACGGAGGTTTTAGAAGACGCGGTGGACCGGCTCAACGACTCTGTCTCGTCCATGGAGTTAGGAAAGGAGGAAAGAGTCTTGTCTTCGTCTAAGATCGACGACATCAAGACCTGGCTCAGTGCCACCATTACTGATCAGGAGACTTGTTTAGATGCGCTCGATGAACTGAACTCGACTTTGGCCCCGAAATTCAAGGCCCAAATGCAGAGTTCGACAGAGTTTGCGAGTAACAGTTTGGCCATTGTGGCCAAGATCTTGAGCGTGTTGGCCAAGCTCCACGTTCCGATTCACCGGAGGCTATTGAGTAACGACGAATTTCCGGATTGGGTAAGCGCCGGTGACCGGAGGCTGCTTCAGGACGGGAGCAATATGACTGTACATATCACGGTGGCCCAAGACGGAACAGGGGATGTGAAGACGATTGGCGAGGCGGTGGAAAGGGTGCCGAAGAAGAGTCTGACCAAGTTCATCATAAAAGTGAAGCAAGGTACTTATTTGGAGAATGTGGTAATGGATAAGCACAAGTGGAATGTGATGATGATTGGAGATGGTAAAGATAAGACTATTGTTTCTGGTAGCAAGAATTTTGTGGATGGCACTCCTACCTTCGCCACAGCCACTTTTG CTGTTGCGGGTAAAGGTTTCATAGCAAAAGACATGGGCTTCATCAACACAGCAGGGCCACAAAAGCACCAGGCTGTGGCATTTCGATCACAGTCAGACTTCTCTGTCTACTACCGATGCTCGTTTGATGCATTCCAAGACACTCTCTATCCACACTCAAACCGCCAATTCTACCGGGATTGTGATGTCACAGGCACAATAGACTTCATCTTTGGCAATGCTGCTGTTGTCTTCCAAAAGTGCAACATTCAGCCCCGCCAGCCTCTCCGCAACCAATTTAACACCATCACAGCACAAGGAAAGAAAGACCCTAATCAGAACACTGGCATTTCAATCCAAAAGTGCAGTATTACTTCAAAGGATAGTAATCTCACTGCTCTAACATACCTTGGGAGGCCATGGAAGGAGTTCTCAACAACAGTTATCATGCAGTCAGATATTGGGTCGTTTTTGCACCAATTGGGCTGGAAAGAATGGGTCAATAACGTTGACCCCCCAACAACAATATTTTATGGTGAGTACCAAAACTCTGGGCCTGGTGCAAACGTGGCTGGAAGAGTCCAGTGGGCTGGTTATAAGCCCGCTTTGACAGAAGATGAGGCTGCCAGATTCTCTGTGGGATCATTTATCCAAGGTCCTGATTGGTTACCAGATGCTGATGTTGAATTTGAATCAACCTTATGA
- the LOC115707185 gene encoding pectinesterase, producing the protein MPGATEYLGGKPAESKKGKKVFLALFATLVVVAAVVGIVAGVNSRKSQNNGDLITDPKTHAILKSSCSITRFPELCYSAVAAGGSKKVSSQKDVIEASVNLTITAVEHSYFTVSKLYKTRKGLTKREKAALHDCLENIDETLDELHEVQEDLEDYPNKKSLAQHADDLKTLLSSAMTNQETCLDGFSHDKADQHVREALLKGEIHIEQMCSNVLAMIKNMTDTDIATERMGVTGTVNGRKLREDHDFTAVDEHGWPQWLSAADRRLLQSSSVTPNVVVAADGSGNFKTISEAVKAAPDNSKTRYVIRIKAGVYRENVDVSKKKKNIMFLGDGRENTIITASRNVVDGSTTFNSATVAAVGSGFLARDITFQNTAGPSKHQAVALRVGSDLSAFYKCDMLAYQDTLYVHSNRQFYINCLVAGTVDFIFGNAAAVLQDCDIHARRPNSGQKNMVTAQGRTDPNQNTGIVIQKCRIGSTSDLTSVKSSFPTYLGRPWKEYSRTVVMQSDITDVIVPAGWHEWSGSFALNTLVYREYQNRGAGSGTSSRVTWKGFEVITSATEAQQYTAGNFIGGGSWLRATGFPFSLGL; encoded by the exons atgcccGGCGCAACAGAATATTTGGGTGGAAAGCCAGCAGAAAGCAAAAAGGGCAAGAAGGTCTTTCTAGCTCTTTTCGCAACACTAGTTGTAGTCGCCGCCGTAGTCGGCATTGTCGCCGGAGTGAATTCCCGAAAATCTCAAAACAATGGTGACCTCATCACCGACCCAAAAACTCACGCCATACTAAAAAGCTCATGTAGCATAACAAGGTTTCCAGAGCTCTGCTACTCTGCCGTAGCGGCAGGTGGTTCCAAAAAGGTTTCGTCACAAAAAGATGTAATTGAAGCCTCAGTAAACCTGACAATCACTGCAGTTGAACATAGCTACTTCACAGTGAGTAAGCTTTACAAAACCCGTAAAGGACTGACTAAGAGAGAGAAAGCTGCTCTCCACGACTGTTTAGAGAACATTGACGAGACTCTTGACGAGCTTCACGAAGTTCAAGAAGATCTAGAAGATTACCCCAACAAGAAGTCGTTAGCCCAACACGCTGACGATCTGAAGACACTACTTAGCTCAGCAATGACCAATCAGGAGACGTGTTTGGATGGATTCTCGCACGATAAAGCTGATCAGCACGTGCGAGAGGCTTTGCTCAAAGGCGAGATACACATTGAGCAAATGTGTAGTAACGTACTTGCTATGATCAAGAACATGACCGACACCGACATCGCCACCGAGAGAATGGGAGTTACCGGTACCGTTAATGGCCGTAAACTCCGTGAAGATCATGATTTTACGGCCGTTGACGAACACGGCTGGCCTCAGTGGCTTTCGGCGGCCGACAGAAGGCTTTTGCAGTCGTCTAGTGTTACCCCGAATGTTGTTGTCGCTGCCGACGGTAGTGGGAACTTTAAGACTATATCAGAGGCGGTAAAGGCGGCGCCGGATAATAGTAAGACGAGGTACGTCATCAGAATTAAGGCTGGTGTGTATAGGGAGAATGTGGATGTGTctaagaaaaagaagaatattatgTTTTTGGGAGATGGACGAGAAAACACCATTATCACGGCCAGTAGGAATGTTGTTGATGGGAGCACAACCTTCAATTCTGCCACTGTTG CTGCGGTTGGTTCAGGATTCTTAGCAAGAGATATAACTTTCCAAAACACAGCGGGTCCCTCAAAGCACCAAGCCGTTGCCCTCCGGGTCGGGTCGGATCTATCCGCATTCTACAAGTGCGATATGCTTGCCTACCAAGACACTCTCTACGTCCACTCCAACCGACAATTCTACATCAACTGCCTCGTAGCCGGCACCGTAGACTTCATCTTCGGTAACGCTGCGGCGGTGCTCCAAGACTGTGACATCCACGCGCGACGACCTAACTCGGGTCAGAAGAACATGGTTACCGCCCAGGGTCGGACTGACCCGAACCAGAACACGGGTATTGTGATCCAAAAATGCCGGATCGGATCCACATCCGACTTGACCTCAGTCAAGAGCAGCTTCCCTACTTACTTGGGTAGGCCTTGGAAGGAGTATTCCAGGACAGTTGTCATGCAATCGGACATAACTGACGTCATTGTCCCCGCCGGGTGGCACGAGTGGAGTGGAAGCTTTGCTTTGAATACTTTGGTGTATAGGGAGTACCAGAACAGAGGAGCCGGGTCGGGTACCTCGAGTAGGGTGACGTGGAAGGGGTTTGAGGTAATTACAAGTGCCACGGAGGCACAGCAGTACACAGCTGGCAATTTCATTGGTGGTGGGAGCTGGTTGAGAGCTACGGGATTTCCATTCTCTCTTGGTTTGTAG